Proteins found in one Crassostrea angulata isolate pt1a10 chromosome 3, ASM2561291v2, whole genome shotgun sequence genomic segment:
- the LOC128175625 gene encoding tubulin-specific chaperone C-like produces the protein MIYLPVISQQIPKTMDNVTSQKRAEITDRLAKRDEERLNELEKRKQERGNDLSTLEGAKYFLENFNKEKCDILNSLEKIDNLSKDERLNEFDRISQKLQSLQKFHADSTMFLPSYDVRQSQEALGVLQTRVQEKREELFPKKKFAFSSKKKLSSKVETESVPSIVDNSVDIQLSECSIQKRSHECIEMSENIVFKEDVSLIDNKFCTIKVFGAPSTVHMKNLDNCIVLVGPVSSSVFISDCKKCTFVIACQQLRTHSTVDCKFFLHVTSRAIIEDCEQLRFAPYSLSYPNLDKHFVTAGLDKSKNNWNDVDDFNWLACDVHSPNWSVMKEEENEEFKF, from the coding sequence ATGATTTATTTGCCAGTCATATCCCAACAAATTCCAAAAACCATGGACAACGTTACAAGTCAGAAAAGGGCAGAGATAACAGATAGATTAGCGAAAAGGGACGAAGAACGTTTAAATGAATTGGAAAAGAGAAAACAAGAAAGAGGAAACGATTTATCTACACTCGAAGGTGCgaaatattttttggaaaatttcaaCAAGGAAAAGTGTGATATTCTTAACTCCTTAGAAAAAATCGACAATCTAAGTAAGGATGAAAGGCTAAATGAATTTGACAGAATTTCGCAAAAACTTCAATCTCTTCAAAAATTTCACGCGGATTCCACCATGTTTTTACCTTCTTATGATGTCAGACAAAGTCAGGAAGCACTGGGTGTATTACAAACTCGTGTCCAAGAGAAGAGAGAAGAGCTCTTCCCCAAAAAGAAATTTGCTTTCTCTTCAAAGAAGAAGTTATCAAGCAAGGTTGAAACTGAGTCAGTGCCCTCTATTGTTGACAACTCTGTTGATATACAATTGTCGGAATGTTCAATTCAGAAGAGGTCTCATGAATGTATTGAAATGAGTGAGAATATAGTATTTAAGGAGGATGTTTCCTTAATTGATAACAAGTTTTGCACTATCAAAGTATTTGGAGCACCATCAACAGTTCATATGAAAAATCTTGATAACTGCATTGTTCTGGTTGGGCCAGTATCAAGTTCCGTTTTCATAAGTGACTGCAAAAAATGTACCTTTGTAATTGCTTGCCAGCAGCTGAGAACACATTCAACAGTTGACTGCAAATTTTTTCTGCATGTTACAAGTCGGGCAATTATAGAAGACTGTGAACAGTTACGATTTGCACCATACAGTCTCAGTTATCCTAACTTGGACAAGCATTTTGTCACTGCAGGACTAGacaaatcaaaaaataattggAATGACGTTGATGACTTCAACTGGCTTGCATGTGATGTACACTCTCCTAATTGGAGTGTAATGAAAGAAGAGGAAaatgaagaatttaaattttga